From Suricata suricatta isolate VVHF042 chromosome 1, meerkat_22Aug2017_6uvM2_HiC, whole genome shotgun sequence, a single genomic window includes:
- the ZNF330 gene encoding zinc finger protein 330 isoform X1, producing MPKKKTGARKKAENRREREKQLRASRSTIDLAKHPCNASMECDKCQRRQKNRAFCYFCNSVQKLPICAQCGKTKCMMKSSDCVIKHAGVYSTGLAMVGAICDFCEAWVCHGRKCLSTHACACPLTDAECVECERGVWDHGGRIFSCSFCHNFLCEDDQFEHQASCQVLEAETFKCVSCNRLGQHSCLRCKACFCDDHTRSKVFKQEKGKQPPCPKCGHETQETKDLSMSTRSLKFGRQTGGEEGDGASGYDAYWKNLSSDKYGDSSYHDEEEDEDEAEDDEEEDDEVGKDSDAESSDLFTNLNLGRTYASGYAHYEEQEN from the exons ATGCCTAAAAAGAAGACTGGTGcgaggaagaaggcagagaacCGCCGGGAACGTGAGAAACAGCTCAGGGCATCGAGGAGCACCATAGATTTAGCTAAACACCCATGCAATGCGTCAATG gaatGTGACAAGTGTCAGAG GCGGCAGAAGAATAGAGCATTTTGCTATTTTTGCAATTCTGTACAGAAGTTACCGATTTGTGCACAATGTG GGAAAACCAAGTGCATGATGAAGTCTTCGGACTGTGTCATAAAGCATGCTGGTGTGTATAGCACTGGCCTTGCGATGGTG GGTGCAATATGTGACTTCTGTGAAGCCTGGGTCTGCCATGGGCGGAAATGTCTCAGTACACATGCCTGTGCCTGTCCTCTCACTGACGCTGAGTGCGTGGAATGTGAACGCGGTGTCTGGGACCATG GAGGCAGGATATTCAGTTGTTCTTTTTGTCACAATTTTCTCTGTGAAGATGATCAATTTGAACATCAAGCCAGCTGCCAGGTTTTAGAGGCGGAAACatttaaat GTGTTTCATGCAATCGACTTGGTCAGCATTCCTGTCTCCGTTGTAAG GCTTGTTTCTGCGATGATCATACAAGGAGTAAGGTGtttaagcaagaaaaaggaaaacagcctCCCTGCCCAAAATGTGGACATGAAACTCAGGAAACTAAGGATCTCAGCATGTCAA CACGCTCCCTGAAATTTGGCAGGCAGACTGGAGGTGAAGAGGGAGATGGAGCTTCTGGGTATGATGCCTATTGGAAGAACCTTTCTTCTGATAAGTATGGTGATAGCAGCTACCATGATGAAGAGGAAGATGAGGATGAAGCAGAGGATGATGAAGAGGAAGATGATGAAGTCGGAAAGGATTCAGATGCTGAGTCATCAGATTTGTTTACTAATTTGAATTTGGGAAGGACCTATGCCAGTGGCTATGCTCACTATGAGGAACAAGAGAACTAG
- the ZNF330 gene encoding zinc finger protein 330 isoform X2: protein MPKKKTGARKKAENRREREKQLRASRSTIDLAKHPCNASMECDKCQRRQKNRAFCYFCNSVQKLPICAQCGKTKCMMKSSDCVIKHAGVYSTGLAMVGAICDFCEAWVCHGRKCLSTHACACPLTDAECVECERGVWDHGGRIFSCSFCHNFLCEDDQFEHQASCQVLEAETFKCVSCNRLGQHSCLRCKACFCDDHTRSKVFKQEKGKQPPCPKCGHETQETKDLSMSTRSLKFGRQTGGEEGDGASGVCPEEYCYYRLNV from the exons ATGCCTAAAAAGAAGACTGGTGcgaggaagaaggcagagaacCGCCGGGAACGTGAGAAACAGCTCAGGGCATCGAGGAGCACCATAGATTTAGCTAAACACCCATGCAATGCGTCAATG gaatGTGACAAGTGTCAGAG GCGGCAGAAGAATAGAGCATTTTGCTATTTTTGCAATTCTGTACAGAAGTTACCGATTTGTGCACAATGTG GGAAAACCAAGTGCATGATGAAGTCTTCGGACTGTGTCATAAAGCATGCTGGTGTGTATAGCACTGGCCTTGCGATGGTG GGTGCAATATGTGACTTCTGTGAAGCCTGGGTCTGCCATGGGCGGAAATGTCTCAGTACACATGCCTGTGCCTGTCCTCTCACTGACGCTGAGTGCGTGGAATGTGAACGCGGTGTCTGGGACCATG GAGGCAGGATATTCAGTTGTTCTTTTTGTCACAATTTTCTCTGTGAAGATGATCAATTTGAACATCAAGCCAGCTGCCAGGTTTTAGAGGCGGAAACatttaaat GTGTTTCATGCAATCGACTTGGTCAGCATTCCTGTCTCCGTTGTAAG GCTTGTTTCTGCGATGATCATACAAGGAGTAAGGTGtttaagcaagaaaaaggaaaacagcctCCCTGCCCAAAATGTGGACATGAAACTCAGGAAACTAAGGATCTCAGCATGTCAA CACGCTCCCTGAAATTTGGCAGGCAGACTGGAGGTGAAGAGGGAGATGGAGCTTCTGG TGTATGCCCTGAAGAGTACTGTTATTACCGCCTAAATGTGTAG